From Lactobacillus sp. PV012:
CGATGAATTTAATCAATTTAAAAAACATAAGGAATCCTATAATTCCTATGCGGAAAGAAAATATATTTTAGAAGCAATTCGTTACGTCGATGAAGTAATACCTGAAGAAGACTGGGATCAAAAAATTACTGATGTTAAAAAAAACAATATTGATCTCTTTGTAATGGGGGATGACTGGCAAGGAAAATTCGATTTTTTAAAACCTTACTGTGACGTGCTTTATCTCCCTCGCACCCCTGGAATTTCCACAACTAAGATAAAAAGCGATTTAAAATAAAAATGAGCAGAAATAATGATATAACCTTAAAATTAGGTCACATTATTCTGCTCATTTCATTTTGCAAATGTAAATTCAAATCGTTCTGCTACATAAGAAGCTCGTACATATTCAAAAGGAGTACCATCACTTAATTTAGTAACTTGTCGTCGCGTAACTAAAGCTTCACCCTTCCTTACAGATAATCGTCTAGCATCTACCTCACTTGCCACAGCTGCTCCGATATTTTCAATTACATTTCCTAAGCTATAACCACCTTTATGTTGAATGGTTTGATAAAGACTAGTTGAAATTTCTTCCTTAGAAAACTCTTTTACTAAATTATAGGGAATTGCAGCAACTTCATAGCAAATTGGAACATTATCAGCTGAACGAACTCGTTCCATACGTAAAACATTTTCTCCATCTTTAAGTCTTAATTTTTCTTTTTCTGACAATGAAGGCTTAGTAACACGATAAGAAATAACTTTACTCGAGGGAATCTGTCCATTTGAACGTGTAATTTCAGTAAAGCTCATAATTCCAGACATCTTTTCTTGTACTTTTTGGCTAGCAACGTAAGTTCCACTACCTAAACGTCTTTCTAAAATTCCTTCATCCTCAAGGGTCTTGATAGCTTGACGCAATGTCATTCGTGAAACTTTAAATTCAGTAGCCAATTGTCGTTCAGCAGGTATTCTTTCCCCAACCGCATACTTTTTATTTTCAATATCCTTTTTGATTTGATTATGAATTTTAATATACATTGGTTCTTGCATTTTAGTCCCCGCTTTTACTAATCTATCATTATTTTACCTTAATCTTTTTTGTGCCTCAATCATCAGTAGTTTTTGGTGTCCACTTTATTCCTAAAATACTAATATTTTCTGGCCTTTTACATTCAATTTCCAGACTCTCTTGATTAGCCGTTAAAACATTTAAAGTAACATTAGCATCATCTTGAATTGCCATTGTTCCTTTGTTTGGATTCAAAATTACATCATTTCCTGTTAATGATGCTTGAGCATTTAGGGCTAGGAAATATTCA
This genomic window contains:
- the tagD gene encoding glycerol-3-phosphate cytidylyltransferase, which codes for MKKVITYGTFDLLHYGHVRLLKRAKELGDYLVVGLSTDEFNQFKKHKESYNSYAERKYILEAIRYVDEVIPEEDWDQKITDVKKNNIDLFVMGDDWQGKFDFLKPYCDVLYLPRTPGISTTKIKSDLK
- a CDS encoding GntR family transcriptional regulator, which translates into the protein MQEPMYIKIHNQIKKDIENKKYAVGERIPAERQLATEFKVSRMTLRQAIKTLEDEGILERRLGSGTYVASQKVQEKMSGIMSFTEITRSNGQIPSSKVISYRVTKPSLSEKEKLRLKDGENVLRMERVRSADNVPICYEVAAIPYNLVKEFSKEEISTSLYQTIQHKGGYSLGNVIENIGAAVASEVDARRLSVRKGEALVTRRQVTKLSDGTPFEYVRASYVAERFEFTFAK